In Archangium violaceum, the following are encoded in one genomic region:
- a CDS encoding trifunctional serine/threonine-protein kinase/ATP-binding protein/sensor histidine kinase: protein MTLDIPGYKLLGTLRTTGANVLLQAVRESDGLPVIIKTPSIRAPGPRERERYRREFSILQRLRDVSGVVRSYSHAYVLGRPVLMMERLRGEPLSELVGQPLEVPRFLELAISLASTLAELHRHGVIHKDLKPANIIAEPEGSTRLVDFGVASLQRVEHLDAAPANLIEGTLAYMSPEQTGRMNRLVDYRTDFYSLGVTFYELLTGSRPFQGRDALEWFHAHMAQHPRPPHELLPTIPPAVSALVMKLLAKTAEERYQSAEGLRADLEKCREGALEAFPLGARDVPQHFQLPQRLYGREAQVATLLQGFERVRHGGQAELMLVRGYSGIGKSSVVLELHKPVVQRRGFFLSGKFEQFHRDIPYSTLAQALQGLVQQLLAGTDEELAGWRERLQAAWGEYGQVLVELVPQLELVVGGQPPVQELPPTDARNRFGQVLRKFLGVFATPEHPLVLFLDDLQWADLASLQLLQNLLTHPETPPLLLLGAYRDNEVSPSHPVMSMVEGVRKSGARVTDLQLEPLGLEQVRQLVTDALPGAGQEVIVPLSSRLHEKSRGNPFFLGQLMLALDHDGLLTRTPEGGWKWNAEDVWTTGYSDDVVHFLLDKLRQLPAQVQRLLSLAACVGNTFSLTMLSTLFDVEDLGEVEQGLCPALQEGLLMRGGPEQYRFLHDRIHQAAHALSSEEERKAIHLRIGRSLLASLPPDMLREKLFDVVSQLNAGVELIHEPAERHQLARLNAEAGLKALASIAHRPAIAYFKMAFSLIPGDPWETDAALAFKVRRAWASCELTSGNAAEAERLAEELLPRARNNTDMVAAYLLRNSVYVATGRNREAGANILECLSRLGMPIPARPTPQEAAAAYEEVWALLREGPIESLVDLPLMTDPDMKAKMAALEALFATAFFSDVHLLIIDLSQIVTLSLRHGFTETAVSGFSWLGMLAGVHFKQYREGHALGMLARALLDRHNLSSQRGKVLFSLQFIYYWSQPLSATQELVLDGFHYAVQAGDFQAACFCGSTITLNRLVMGHHLDDVYQESVVRGDFTRKAGVLDARDTLLVHQRYVQQLRGRTLSFGTLSGEGFDEQAFEAGLTSARLSSLRATYWITKLRSRYMCGAYAEALDAAEQAAGILWVMRGSINNLDFHLYRALSLAASCEGQEAQARAKSLEAIQRHHQQLAEWAQSCPETFRAPERMVFAELARLEGRLDDAVRAYEEAMRQARENGFTQNVGIAAELAANFWQARQAPVAALSFAREAQAAYRQWGATGKALHLETRWPDLSPSREASYEETTSTTDSTQIDALSVVKAQQAISGEIVLEQLVTTLLRVAIENAGAQRGALLLPDGDTLSVAAVSGSSPDGTILPAEEGTAHELPGTLISYVKRTHEHVLIHDASRPHPFSSDEYLLRSGARSVLCLPLMRREAFRGALYLENNLATHAFNPERMALLSHLASQAAISIENARLYEDVRRGKAALRQANDELEQRVEERTRALKEAQARLVDTAREVGMAEVASNVLHNVGNVLTSAVINVEMMRRHVGASRVGRVKQASALLLEHRDSLPDFLTRDARGSQLPEYLAELSEELLREQETLMGDVEAMNRYIDHIRAIVQVQQNYAKTSVLAMECDLSQLVDDALRIQLASLKRHGISVTRELSAVPRVMVDKHKVLQILINLISNAKHALDVLPESQRVLRVRLASEGRWARIQVVDNGMGIAPELRERLFTHGFTTRKDGHGFGLHASVLAAQMMGGRLTLESDGPGTGATATLELPLSEHRPEGEDRAAQP, encoded by the coding sequence ATGACGCTCGACATCCCAGGTTACAAGCTCCTCGGTACGCTCCGCACGACGGGCGCGAACGTGCTCCTCCAGGCGGTGCGCGAGTCCGATGGCCTGCCGGTCATCATCAAGACTCCCTCCATCCGCGCCCCGGGGCCCCGCGAGCGCGAACGCTACCGCCGGGAGTTCAGCATCCTCCAGCGGCTGCGGGATGTGAGCGGCGTGGTCCGCTCCTACTCCCACGCGTACGTGCTCGGCCGTCCCGTCCTCATGATGGAGCGGCTGCGGGGCGAACCCCTGTCCGAGCTCGTCGGCCAGCCCCTGGAGGTGCCACGCTTCCTCGAGCTGGCCATCTCCCTGGCGTCCACCCTCGCGGAGCTCCACCGCCACGGCGTCATCCACAAGGACCTCAAGCCCGCCAACATCATCGCCGAGCCGGAGGGAAGCACCCGCCTCGTGGATTTCGGGGTGGCCTCGCTCCAACGCGTGGAGCACCTGGACGCCGCACCGGCCAACCTCATCGAGGGGACGCTGGCGTACATGTCGCCGGAGCAGACCGGGCGGATGAACCGCCTCGTCGACTACCGCACCGACTTCTATTCACTGGGTGTGACGTTCTACGAGTTGCTGACGGGGAGCCGCCCCTTCCAGGGGCGTGATGCGCTCGAGTGGTTCCACGCGCACATGGCCCAGCACCCCAGGCCGCCCCACGAGCTCCTCCCCACCATTCCCCCCGCCGTCTCGGCGCTGGTGATGAAGCTGCTCGCCAAGACGGCCGAGGAGCGCTACCAGAGCGCCGAGGGGCTGCGGGCCGACCTGGAGAAGTGCCGCGAGGGGGCGCTCGAGGCGTTCCCCCTGGGCGCCCGGGACGTCCCCCAGCATTTCCAGCTCCCGCAGCGCCTCTACGGGCGCGAGGCCCAGGTCGCCACGCTGCTGCAAGGGTTCGAACGGGTCCGCCACGGAGGACAGGCGGAGCTCATGCTGGTGCGCGGCTACTCCGGCATCGGCAAGTCCTCGGTGGTGCTGGAGCTGCACAAGCCGGTGGTGCAGCGGCGTGGCTTCTTCCTGAGTGGGAAGTTCGAGCAGTTCCACCGCGACATCCCCTACTCCACGCTGGCACAGGCCCTCCAGGGACTGGTGCAGCAGTTGCTGGCGGGAACGGACGAGGAGCTGGCCGGGTGGCGCGAGCGCCTCCAGGCGGCCTGGGGCGAGTATGGCCAGGTCCTGGTGGAGCTCGTTCCCCAGCTGGAGCTCGTCGTCGGCGGACAGCCTCCCGTCCAGGAGCTGCCGCCCACCGACGCGCGCAACCGCTTCGGCCAGGTACTCCGCAAGTTCCTCGGCGTCTTCGCCACGCCGGAGCACCCGCTCGTGTTGTTCCTGGACGACCTGCAGTGGGCCGACCTGGCCAGCCTCCAGCTCCTCCAGAACCTGCTCACCCACCCGGAGACACCGCCGCTGTTGCTGCTCGGGGCCTACCGCGACAACGAGGTCAGCCCCTCCCATCCGGTGATGTCGATGGTGGAGGGGGTGCGCAAATCGGGCGCGCGGGTGACGGACCTCCAGCTCGAGCCGCTGGGCCTGGAGCAGGTCCGGCAGCTCGTCACGGATGCGCTGCCAGGGGCGGGGCAGGAGGTCATCGTTCCGCTGTCGTCACGGCTCCACGAGAAGTCGCGCGGCAATCCGTTCTTCCTCGGCCAGCTGATGCTGGCGCTCGACCACGATGGGCTGCTGACGCGCACGCCCGAGGGCGGATGGAAGTGGAACGCCGAGGACGTCTGGACCACGGGCTACTCGGACGACGTCGTCCACTTCCTGCTGGACAAGCTGCGCCAGCTGCCCGCGCAGGTACAACGCCTGCTGAGCCTGGCCGCGTGCGTGGGCAACACCTTCTCCCTCACGATGTTGAGCACCCTCTTCGACGTGGAGGACCTGGGGGAGGTGGAGCAGGGGCTCTGTCCCGCGCTGCAGGAGGGCCTGTTGATGCGCGGCGGCCCGGAGCAATACCGCTTCCTGCATGACCGCATCCACCAGGCGGCCCATGCCCTCAGCTCCGAGGAGGAGCGCAAGGCCATCCACCTGCGCATCGGCCGGTCGCTGCTGGCGAGCCTCCCGCCCGACATGCTGCGCGAGAAGCTCTTCGACGTGGTGAGCCAGCTCAACGCCGGGGTGGAGCTGATCCACGAGCCCGCGGAGCGCCACCAGCTGGCGAGGCTGAACGCGGAGGCCGGGCTCAAGGCCCTGGCGTCCATCGCGCACCGGCCCGCCATCGCCTACTTCAAGATGGCCTTCTCGCTCATTCCCGGAGACCCCTGGGAGACGGACGCCGCGCTGGCCTTCAAGGTGCGCCGCGCGTGGGCGAGCTGCGAGCTCACGAGCGGCAATGCCGCCGAGGCGGAACGTCTGGCGGAGGAGCTGCTGCCCCGGGCGAGGAACAACACGGACATGGTGGCCGCCTACCTCCTGAGGAACTCCGTCTACGTGGCGACGGGCCGCAACCGGGAGGCCGGCGCCAACATCCTGGAGTGCCTGTCACGGCTGGGCATGCCGATTCCGGCGCGCCCCACCCCGCAGGAGGCGGCGGCCGCCTATGAGGAGGTCTGGGCGTTGCTCCGCGAGGGCCCCATCGAGAGCCTCGTCGACCTTCCCCTCATGACGGATCCGGACATGAAGGCGAAGATGGCCGCCCTCGAGGCCCTCTTCGCGACGGCGTTCTTCTCGGATGTCCACCTGCTCATCATCGACCTGAGCCAGATCGTCACCCTCTCCCTGCGTCACGGCTTCACGGAGACCGCCGTGTCCGGGTTCAGCTGGCTGGGAATGCTGGCCGGCGTCCACTTCAAACAATACCGGGAAGGCCATGCGCTGGGAATGCTCGCCCGCGCGCTCCTCGACCGTCACAACCTGTCCTCTCAACGGGGCAAGGTGCTCTTCAGCCTGCAGTTCATCTATTACTGGTCCCAACCCCTCTCCGCGACGCAGGAGCTCGTCCTCGACGGCTTCCACTACGCGGTCCAGGCGGGGGACTTCCAGGCGGCGTGCTTCTGCGGCTCGACCATCACCCTGAACCGCCTGGTGATGGGGCACCACCTGGATGACGTCTACCAGGAGTCGGTCGTCCGGGGAGACTTCACGCGCAAGGCCGGGGTCCTGGACGCCAGGGACACCCTCCTCGTCCACCAGCGCTACGTGCAGCAGTTGCGCGGGCGTACGCTCTCGTTCGGCACGCTGAGCGGGGAGGGCTTCGACGAGCAGGCGTTCGAGGCCGGCCTGACGTCCGCGCGCCTGAGCAGCCTGCGAGCCACCTATTGGATCACCAAGCTCAGGTCCCGCTACATGTGCGGCGCCTACGCGGAGGCGCTCGACGCCGCGGAGCAGGCGGCTGGAATCCTCTGGGTGATGAGGGGGAGCATCAACAACCTGGACTTCCACCTCTACCGGGCCCTGTCGCTGGCCGCGAGCTGCGAGGGCCAGGAGGCACAGGCGCGGGCGAAGTCGCTCGAGGCCATCCAGCGGCACCACCAGCAGCTCGCCGAATGGGCGCAGAGCTGCCCGGAGACGTTCCGCGCTCCGGAGCGGATGGTCTTCGCGGAGCTGGCCCGCCTGGAGGGGCGGCTGGATGACGCGGTCCGCGCGTACGAAGAGGCCATGCGCCAGGCCCGTGAGAACGGCTTCACCCAGAACGTCGGCATCGCGGCCGAGCTCGCGGCGAACTTCTGGCAGGCGCGGCAGGCGCCCGTGGCCGCCCTCTCCTTCGCGCGCGAGGCCCAGGCCGCGTACCGGCAATGGGGCGCCACCGGCAAGGCCCTGCACCTGGAGACGCGGTGGCCCGACCTGTCGCCCTCGCGAGAGGCCTCATATGAGGAGACCACCAGTACGACGGACTCGACGCAGATCGACGCGCTCTCCGTGGTGAAGGCGCAGCAGGCCATCTCCGGGGAGATCGTCCTGGAGCAGCTGGTGACCACCCTGCTGCGGGTGGCCATCGAGAACGCCGGCGCCCAGCGGGGTGCCCTGCTGCTGCCGGATGGGGACACGCTCTCGGTCGCCGCCGTCTCCGGCTCCTCGCCGGACGGCACCATCCTCCCCGCCGAGGAGGGCACGGCCCATGAGCTGCCGGGGACGCTCATCTCCTACGTCAAGCGCACGCACGAGCACGTGCTCATCCACGACGCCTCCCGGCCCCATCCCTTCTCGTCCGACGAGTACCTGCTGCGCAGCGGGGCGCGCTCGGTGCTGTGCCTGCCGCTGATGCGGCGGGAGGCGTTCCGCGGCGCCCTGTACCTGGAGAACAACCTGGCCACCCACGCCTTCAACCCGGAGCGCATGGCCCTGCTCAGTCACCTCGCCAGCCAGGCCGCCATCTCCATCGAGAACGCGCGGCTGTACGAGGATGTCCGCAGGGGCAAGGCGGCCCTGCGCCAGGCCAACGACGAGCTGGAGCAGCGGGTGGAGGAGCGCACGCGCGCGCTCAAGGAGGCCCAGGCCCGGCTGGTGGACACGGCCCGCGAGGTGGGCATGGCCGAGGTGGCCTCCAACGTGCTGCACAACGTGGGCAACGTCCTCACCAGTGCCGTCATCAACGTGGAGATGATGCGCAGGCACGTGGGCGCCTCGCGCGTGGGCCGGGTGAAGCAGGCCTCGGCGCTGCTCCTGGAGCACCGGGACTCCCTCCCGGACTTCCTCACCCGGGACGCGCGCGGCAGCCAGCTGCCGGAGTACCTCGCCGAGCTGTCCGAGGAGCTGCTGCGCGAGCAGGAGACGTTGATGGGCGATGTGGAGGCGATGAACCGGTACATCGACCACATCCGCGCCATCGTCCAGGTGCAGCAGAACTACGCCAAGACGTCGGTCCTGGCGATGGAGTGCGATCTCTCGCAGCTCGTCGATGACGCGCTGCGCATCCAGCTGGCCTCGCTCAAGCGCCACGGCATCTCCGTCACCCGCGAGCTGTCCGCGGTGCCCAGGGTGATGGTGGACAAGCACAAGGTGTTGCAGATCCTCATCAACCTCATCAGCAACGCGAAGCACGCGCTGGACGTGCTCCCGGAGAGCCAGCGGGTGCTGCGCGTGCGGCTCGCCTCCGAGGGGCGGTGGGCGCGCATCCAGGTGGTGGACAACGGGATGGGCATCGCCCCCGAGCTCCGCGAGCGGCTCTTCACGCACGGCTTCACCACGCGCAAGGACGGCCACGGATTCGGCCTGCACGCCAGCGTGCTGGCGGCGCAGATGATGGGAGGGCGCCTCACGCTGGAGAGCGATGGCCCCGGCACGGGCGCCACGGCCACGCTGGAGCTCCCCCTGTCCGAGCACCGCCCCGAGGGGGAGGACCGGGCCGCTCAGCCCTGA